The following are from one region of the Acidobacteriota bacterium genome:
- a CDS encoding acyl-CoA carboxylase subunit beta yields the protein MTVNNVLPTKVDPSSLRFESNMRALADLVAQVRNEEEIIREGGGPKAIENQHSKGRLTARERINLLVDPGSFFELGSFAAHGMYEEWGSAPAAGVITGLARVHTRLVMLIVNDATVKAGAFFPMTAKKVIRAQNIAIENRIPTIYLVDSAGVFLPLQEDVFPDTDDFGRVFRNNAVMSAMGIPQIAAIMGMCVAGGGYLPVMCDNVLMTDGSGLFLAGPALVQAAIGQKVSAEELGGAAMHAAISGTVDFREPNDQSCLARIRSLVEKWGYRRRSLWDRKQPIDPAMTAEEIYGIYDSSPARPYDMKEVLARIVDESRFDEYKAEYGKTIICGYARIGGFAVGIVANQKLHAQQTDHEGHKRVEFGGVIYTESAEKAARFIMDCNQNLVPLVFLHDVNGFMVGRDAEWSGIIKAGAKLVNAVSNSVVPKITVIVGGSFGAGHYAMCGKAYDPRFVFAWPTARYAVMSGESAAGTLVEIKVKQLERSGKKLTDEEKKELFDSVKKTYDEQTDPRYGAARLWIDKIIDPMETRQAITQALEAAALNPEVPEFRVGVLQT from the coding sequence ATGACTGTGAACAACGTCCTCCCTACCAAGGTGGACCCCAGTTCGCTGCGCTTCGAATCCAACATGCGCGCTCTTGCCGACCTGGTTGCTCAAGTCCGCAATGAAGAAGAGATCATTCGCGAAGGCGGCGGTCCAAAGGCAATTGAAAACCAGCACTCCAAAGGGCGCCTTACCGCCCGCGAACGCATCAACCTGCTGGTTGATCCCGGTTCATTTTTTGAACTCGGAAGTTTTGCTGCCCACGGCATGTATGAGGAGTGGGGATCCGCTCCTGCCGCTGGCGTGATCACCGGATTGGCCCGAGTTCATACGCGTCTCGTCATGTTGATCGTGAACGACGCCACCGTAAAGGCCGGGGCCTTTTTCCCGATGACCGCGAAAAAGGTTATTCGCGCGCAGAACATTGCGATCGAAAACCGTATTCCGACCATCTACCTAGTGGATTCCGCTGGCGTGTTTCTTCCTCTGCAGGAAGATGTTTTCCCCGACACCGACGACTTCGGCCGCGTCTTCCGCAACAATGCGGTCATGTCCGCGATGGGGATTCCGCAAATTGCCGCCATTATGGGGATGTGCGTCGCTGGCGGCGGCTACCTTCCCGTGATGTGCGACAACGTACTCATGACCGATGGCAGTGGACTATTTTTAGCCGGCCCCGCGTTAGTGCAAGCCGCTATCGGACAGAAAGTTTCCGCTGAAGAACTGGGCGGAGCCGCGATGCACGCTGCCATCAGCGGCACGGTGGACTTCCGCGAGCCGAACGATCAGTCCTGCCTGGCGCGCATCCGCTCGTTGGTAGAGAAATGGGGCTATCGCCGCCGCTCGCTCTGGGATCGCAAACAGCCGATCGATCCTGCCATGACAGCCGAAGAGATCTACGGCATCTACGACTCCTCGCCGGCGCGGCCTTACGACATGAAAGAAGTCCTGGCACGGATCGTCGACGAAAGCCGATTCGACGAATACAAAGCCGAATATGGCAAGACAATTATCTGTGGGTATGCGCGCATTGGTGGATTCGCCGTCGGCATCGTTGCCAATCAGAAACTGCACGCCCAACAGACTGACCATGAAGGCCACAAACGCGTTGAGTTCGGCGGTGTCATCTACACCGAGTCTGCCGAAAAAGCCGCGCGCTTCATCATGGACTGCAACCAGAACCTCGTTCCTCTCGTTTTTCTTCATGATGTCAACGGCTTCATGGTAGGCCGCGACGCGGAATGGAGCGGCATCATCAAAGCTGGAGCCAAGCTGGTGAATGCTGTGTCGAACTCCGTTGTCCCGAAGATCACCGTGATTGTCGGTGGCTCCTTTGGAGCAGGACACTATGCCATGTGCGGCAAAGCGTATGACCCGCGTTTCGTATTCGCGTGGCCGACTGCAAGGTACGCGGTCATGAGTGGAGAGTCCGCCGCCGGCACGCTGGTAGAAATCAAAGTCAAGCAACTCGAACGCAGTGGCAAGAAGTTGACCGACGAAGAAAAGAAAGAACTCTTCGATTCCGTGAAGAAGACTTACGACGAACAGACCGATCCGCGGTATGGCGCTGCCCGCCTGTGGATAGACAAGATCATCGATCCAATGGAGACGCGGCAGGCGATCACCCAAGCTCTCGAAGCCGCAGCGCTGAATCCGGAAGTGCCGGAGTTCAGGGTGGGAGTGCTGCAGACATGA
- the hutH gene encoding histidine ammonia-lyase encodes MKALHINGNDLTLEAVREVADLNARRPVLLDPDAREAVDRARAVVDKLVANDKVSYAITTGVGKLSDVRIVGDQIRELQVNLVRSHAVGVGEPLAVSETRAMMLLRANSLSKGHSGVRAITIDTICEMLNRGVTPFVPSQGSVGASGDLAPLAHLALALIGEGECFDDKGARIPSAEALKRAQIKPLVLEAKEAVSLINGTQAMLAVGTLSLLAAEILADTADVIGAMACDALKGTDVAYDERIHHARPHAGQTKVAANLRRLLEGSQIRDSHRDCGRVQDAYSLRCIPQVHGAVRDTLAHCRATFEIEANSAVDNPLVFVKNPKAKDGEGDVISGGNFHGEPLAFALDFLAIALSALAGMSERRLERLVNPALSEGLPPFLAPGAGLNSGFMMPQVTAASLVSENKVLSHPASVDSITTSGNKEDYVSMGMTAAIKLKKVVDNTRNALAIEAMAAAQAIDFLAPLKTSKPLQHAHAAIRAVCATMDKDRVMYQDFARIAETIAAGKVAEAVR; translated from the coding sequence TTGAAAGCCCTTCACATTAACGGAAACGATCTGACCTTAGAGGCTGTGCGCGAAGTTGCTGACCTCAACGCCCGCCGCCCCGTCCTACTCGACCCCGATGCTCGCGAAGCGGTCGACCGTGCTCGTGCCGTCGTCGACAAACTCGTTGCCAACGACAAAGTTTCGTACGCCATCACGACCGGCGTCGGCAAGCTGAGTGACGTCCGCATTGTCGGCGACCAGATCCGCGAACTCCAGGTGAATCTGGTGCGATCGCACGCAGTCGGCGTTGGCGAACCGCTGGCAGTTTCCGAAACCCGCGCCATGATGCTGCTCCGAGCCAACTCGCTCTCCAAAGGACACTCCGGAGTGCGCGCGATCACTATCGACACGATTTGCGAAATGCTGAACCGCGGAGTCACCCCGTTCGTTCCATCGCAGGGAAGCGTAGGCGCAAGCGGCGACCTAGCTCCGCTCGCGCACCTGGCGCTGGCATTGATCGGTGAAGGCGAGTGTTTTGACGACAAAGGTGCGCGCATCCCTAGCGCCGAAGCTTTGAAACGTGCGCAGATCAAGCCGCTTGTGCTCGAGGCCAAAGAGGCCGTGTCGTTGATCAACGGTACCCAGGCCATGCTCGCGGTCGGGACGCTATCCCTGCTTGCCGCCGAGATCCTCGCCGACACCGCCGACGTGATTGGCGCGATGGCCTGCGATGCACTCAAGGGCACCGACGTCGCCTATGACGAGCGCATTCATCATGCACGCCCGCATGCCGGACAAACTAAAGTCGCCGCGAACTTACGCCGCCTCCTCGAAGGCAGCCAGATCCGAGACTCCCATCGCGATTGCGGACGCGTACAGGACGCCTACTCTCTGCGCTGCATTCCGCAGGTGCATGGCGCTGTCCGCGACACGCTCGCGCACTGTCGCGCCACATTTGAAATCGAAGCAAATTCCGCGGTCGATAACCCGCTCGTCTTTGTGAAAAACCCAAAGGCGAAAGACGGCGAAGGCGACGTGATCTCGGGCGGCAACTTTCACGGTGAGCCGCTAGCGTTTGCTCTCGATTTTCTCGCCATCGCTCTCAGTGCTCTCGCCGGGATGAGTGAACGCCGCCTCGAACGTCTGGTCAATCCTGCGCTCAGCGAAGGTCTGCCCCCGTTTCTCGCGCCCGGCGCGGGACTCAACTCCGGCTTCATGATGCCGCAAGTTACGGCAGCCTCGCTGGTCAGCGAAAATAAGGTGCTGTCCCATCCTGCGTCGGTCGATTCGATCACCACCTCGGGCAACAAAGAAGACTATGTTTCGATGGGAATGACTGCCGCCATCAAACTGAAAAAGGTAGTGGATAACACGCGCAACGCGCTCGCCATTGAGGCGATGGCCGCCGCTCAGGCTATCGACTTCCTTGCGCCGCTCAAGACTTCAAAGCCACTGCAACACGCGCACGCCGCTATCCGCGCCGTTTGCGCCACCATGGACAAGGACCGGGTCATGTATCAAGACTTCGCGAGGATTGCGGAGACGATCGCGGCGGGTAAGGTG
- a CDS encoding enoyl-CoA hydratase/isomerase family protein — MASKSRVLYVGVTSDIRNRVWEHKHGELPGFTSKYQVHRLVYFERFQYVTHAIAREKAIKGWLRKKEIALIEAENRRWEDLSDSWYKEQVLRFAQDGSSHSNNGPGYKMNYSTLQLAFEHGIATVTLNRPEKRNAISYELIDDLGRALDEVKISSAQVLILTGAGKAFCSGMDLDNLKALTGRTPEQGLADTRKMAALFRGLYDFPKPTIAAVNGAAVAGGTGLATLCDFTLAVPEAKFGYTEVRIGFVPAIVSTFLLRQVGEKIARDLLLTGRLFDAEEALRIGLINEIVSPEKLHARARELAAQLMENSPASLAYTKRLLSDHAREELDAQIESAVRENAAIRDTPDFREGVTSFLEKRKPKWTGQ; from the coding sequence ATGGCGAGCAAATCCCGTGTCCTTTATGTGGGCGTCACGAGTGATATTAGAAACAGAGTCTGGGAACACAAGCACGGCGAACTTCCTGGCTTCACCAGCAAATATCAAGTCCATCGTCTTGTATACTTCGAACGGTTCCAGTATGTGACGCACGCCATCGCGCGCGAAAAAGCAATCAAAGGGTGGCTGCGAAAGAAGGAGATTGCGCTCATCGAAGCGGAAAACCGTAGATGGGAAGACCTGAGCGACTCATGGTACAAGGAGCAGGTCCTTCGCTTCGCTCAGGATGGCAGTTCTCATAGTAACAACGGCCCTGGTTACAAAATGAACTACAGCACCCTTCAACTCGCATTCGAGCACGGCATCGCGACCGTCACTCTCAACCGTCCCGAGAAGCGCAACGCGATCAGCTACGAGTTGATCGACGACCTCGGGCGTGCGCTGGATGAGGTGAAGATTTCATCTGCTCAAGTGCTGATTCTCACCGGAGCAGGGAAGGCCTTCTGCTCGGGCATGGACCTCGACAATCTGAAAGCGCTCACCGGTCGCACGCCGGAGCAAGGTCTCGCCGATACCAGGAAAATGGCGGCGTTGTTCCGCGGCCTCTACGATTTTCCCAAGCCGACCATTGCCGCAGTCAACGGGGCCGCCGTGGCGGGAGGCACCGGACTCGCGACGCTCTGTGACTTTACTTTGGCAGTGCCGGAAGCCAAGTTCGGGTACACCGAGGTAAGAATTGGCTTCGTGCCCGCAATCGTTTCAACCTTCCTGCTCCGCCAGGTGGGAGAAAAAATTGCCCGCGACTTACTGCTGACCGGCCGGCTCTTCGACGCTGAGGAGGCCCTGCGGATTGGCCTGATCAACGAAATCGTTTCACCAGAAAAATTGCACGCTCGCGCCCGTGAACTCGCAGCCCAGTTGATGGAGAATTCCCCCGCATCTCTCGCTTATACCAAGCGGCTGTTGAGCGATCACGCGCGCGAAGAACTGGATGCGCAGATTGAGTCCGCTGTCCGCGAGAACGCCGCCATCCGCGACACCCCCGATTTCCGCGAAGGGGTGACGTCATTTCTCGAAAAGCGCAAACCGAAGTGGACGGGGCAATGA
- a CDS encoding trimethylamine methyltransferase family protein → MGRRNRRGWLRQGRSGRGCFGSEPDADEYTRGVIVRPRFELLDRPLLDRILEEAFALLMNPGVKVSSPEATELLASAGARVEDGVAHIPEPLARRALQSAPREFFLYDRAGQSAVHYGADEVHFDPGSSCLNVLDPDTLQPRLAQSADLVRLIQVAETLPQYAAQSTAVVCNDIPSEIGDFYRLLLVLWHSNKPIVTGAFSADTLQAMIDLLAADSGSLDALKSKPRAVFDVCPSPPLHWTEFAAYNLVALARAGIPAELISMPLAGATGPVTLAGSVVQHAAESISGITIHQLAAPGAPIVWGGAPAIFDMSTGGAPMGAIETAMLNIACTQVGKYLGLPTHAYLVATDSKLVDAQAGMESSISAALGAMAGINMISGAGMLDSLACHSVEKLVVDAEAIASAQRLVAGIEPRTESLAVNMFAQVGFHGDFLKLKETRALFRSEQHFPSAVIDRSAREEPENAPPRNAFDRARDRVDQLSASYSQPTLSPRVKQDLLTIASREAKRAGLQYLPGIEQPLRSTM, encoded by the coding sequence CTGGGCAGAAGAAATCGGCGCGGATGGTTACGGCAAGGACGCAGCGGGCGCGGTTGCTTTGGTTCAGAGCCTGATGCAGACGAATATACGCGCGGAGTAATTGTGAGACCCAGGTTTGAACTTCTTGATCGCCCGTTGCTTGATCGCATCCTTGAAGAAGCGTTCGCGCTTCTCATGAATCCCGGTGTGAAAGTTTCCAGCCCCGAAGCGACGGAACTGTTGGCCTCCGCTGGTGCCCGAGTCGAGGACGGCGTTGCTCACATCCCGGAGCCACTCGCTCGTCGTGCCCTGCAGTCCGCTCCCCGTGAATTCTTTCTCTACGATCGCGCCGGCCAGTCGGCCGTGCACTACGGTGCCGACGAGGTTCATTTCGATCCCGGCTCTTCCTGCCTCAACGTGCTTGATCCAGACACTCTGCAGCCGCGCCTGGCGCAGTCCGCCGATCTGGTGCGGCTCATTCAAGTAGCCGAGACTTTGCCGCAGTACGCAGCGCAATCTACGGCCGTCGTCTGCAACGACATTCCTTCGGAGATTGGCGACTTCTACCGCTTGCTGTTGGTGTTGTGGCATTCCAACAAGCCAATCGTCACGGGCGCATTCAGCGCGGACACTCTGCAGGCCATGATCGACCTGCTGGCCGCTGATAGTGGCAGTCTCGATGCGCTGAAGAGCAAGCCCAGAGCTGTGTTCGACGTGTGTCCTTCTCCTCCGTTGCACTGGACCGAGTTCGCCGCGTACAACCTCGTTGCGTTGGCGCGCGCCGGCATTCCCGCCGAACTGATCTCGATGCCACTCGCAGGCGCTACGGGACCAGTTACGCTCGCAGGCTCGGTCGTGCAACACGCCGCCGAAAGTATCAGCGGTATCACGATTCATCAACTCGCAGCGCCTGGTGCTCCGATTGTGTGGGGAGGGGCTCCAGCCATCTTCGATATGAGTACGGGCGGCGCTCCCATGGGAGCCATCGAAACCGCCATGCTGAACATTGCCTGCACGCAAGTCGGCAAATATCTGGGCCTACCCACGCATGCCTACCTGGTGGCGACCGACTCTAAACTGGTCGACGCGCAAGCCGGCATGGAGAGCAGCATCTCTGCCGCACTCGGTGCAATGGCGGGCATCAACATGATTTCCGGCGCTGGCATGTTGGATTCGCTGGCCTGCCACAGCGTGGAGAAGTTAGTCGTCGATGCCGAAGCAATCGCGTCCGCGCAAAGACTGGTCGCTGGAATTGAACCGCGCACCGAGAGCCTGGCGGTCAACATGTTTGCCCAGGTCGGATTCCACGGCGACTTCCTCAAGTTGAAAGAGACTCGAGCGCTGTTCCGAAGCGAACAGCATTTTCCTTCTGCGGTCATCGATCGCAGCGCCCGCGAAGAACCCGAGAACGCACCGCCACGCAACGCATTCGATCGCGCCCGCGATCGTGTCGACCAGTTGAGTGCGTCCTACTCGCAACCAACCCTCTCACCGCGCGTGAAGCAGGATCTTCTTACCATCGCCTCGCGAGAAGCCAAACGCGCGGGACTTCAGTATCTGCCGGGCATTGAACAACCACTGCGGTCAACCATGTAG
- a CDS encoding enoyl-CoA hydratase/isomerase family protein gives MTSPFFQLDSREGVNVLWLVSDDGTNRLTRACVLAMTAVMNDLRDQPKPLIITGNPRFFSVGADLREIAVLSGPQAYEFSLMGQTLMNAIENHPTPVIAAIEGHCMGGGLDVALACHRRIAAPDAVFGHRGAALGLVTGWGGTQRLPRLIGKGRALELFVAAEKVSADRALRMGLIDQIAENPVAEALRCCRGEMT, from the coding sequence ATGACCTCTCCCTTCTTCCAACTCGATTCGCGCGAGGGCGTCAACGTCCTCTGGCTAGTGTCAGACGACGGTACGAACCGCCTGACGCGGGCTTGCGTACTCGCGATGACCGCGGTCATGAATGATCTACGAGATCAGCCGAAGCCGCTGATCATTACCGGCAACCCACGTTTCTTCTCCGTCGGCGCCGACCTCCGCGAAATCGCCGTCCTCAGCGGGCCTCAGGCCTACGAATTTTCTCTTATGGGACAGACCCTGATGAACGCAATTGAAAATCACCCTACGCCGGTTATTGCCGCGATCGAAGGCCATTGCATGGGTGGAGGACTCGACGTCGCGTTAGCTTGTCATCGTCGTATTGCCGCCCCGGACGCGGTCTTTGGACATCGTGGAGCCGCTCTCGGACTCGTCACTGGTTGGGGAGGGACGCAACGTCTGCCACGTCTCATCGGCAAAGGGCGGGCATTAGAACTATTTGTTGCGGCGGAAAAAGTCTCTGCCGACAGAGCGCTCCGCATGGGATTGATCGATCAGATCGCAGAAAATCCGGTCGCAGAAGCGTTGCGATGCTGTCGGGGAGAAATGACCTAG
- a CDS encoding cobalamin B12-binding domain-containing protein, with product MPDLKIRVLVAKPGLDGHDRGAKVIARALRDAGMEVIYTGLRQTPEMVVNASIQEDVQVIGLSILSGAHNAIVPRVMDLLKEHKMNDVLVLVGGIIPDQDIAHLKEIGVAGIFQPGTPMDDIVKFIREHVKPQTVTAG from the coding sequence ATGCCCGACCTTAAGATTCGCGTCCTGGTAGCCAAGCCCGGCCTGGACGGTCACGACCGCGGCGCCAAAGTGATTGCTCGCGCCTTACGCGACGCTGGCATGGAAGTCATCTACACCGGATTGCGGCAGACGCCCGAGATGGTCGTCAACGCTTCGATCCAGGAAGATGTGCAAGTCATCGGCCTCTCGATCCTGTCGGGAGCGCACAACGCCATTGTTCCCCGCGTAATGGACCTGCTCAAGGAACACAAGATGAATGACGTGCTCGTGCTGGTCGGCGGGATCATTCCCGATCAGGACATCGCACATCTGAAAGAAATTGGCGTTGCAGGAATTTTCCAGCCCGGCACGCCGATGGACGACATCGTCAAATTCATCCGCGAACACGTGAAGCCGCAAACCGTAACCGCGGGATAG
- a CDS encoding hydroxymethylglutaryl-CoA lyase, with amino-acid sequence MSEGIKLIECPRDAWQGLKGQIPTDLKANYLQALISAGFKHIDAVSFVSPNAVPQMADSEDVLKQLDPPDDVEIIGIVVNEKGAQRAIKTEAVRTLGFPYSISPTFLENNQRQTLEDAIEELEKIEKLASDAGLETVVYISMAFGNPYGDLWTIEEVVEAVALLEAQDIHMISLADTVGMASPEKIKEVVAAVMAKYDYLEIGVHLHSRRDEAAAKVLAAYDAGCRRFDSAIGGLGGCPFAQDDLVGNLPTEKVIEALKSRGTQLPVLKSLDGLVRASTEIGARYKAALEQ; translated from the coding sequence ATGTCTGAAGGTATCAAACTCATCGAATGTCCCCGCGATGCCTGGCAAGGCCTCAAAGGCCAGATTCCGACCGATCTGAAAGCTAACTATCTGCAGGCGCTGATCAGCGCCGGATTCAAGCACATCGATGCCGTCTCGTTCGTCTCTCCCAATGCTGTCCCGCAGATGGCCGATTCCGAAGATGTTCTGAAGCAACTCGATCCCCCCGATGACGTAGAGATCATCGGTATCGTCGTCAACGAGAAGGGTGCGCAGCGGGCGATCAAGACGGAAGCCGTTCGCACACTCGGTTTTCCGTATTCCATTTCCCCGACATTCCTCGAAAACAATCAGCGCCAGACTCTTGAAGATGCGATTGAGGAGCTAGAAAAGATCGAGAAGCTAGCGAGCGACGCCGGCCTCGAAACCGTCGTCTACATCTCGATGGCATTCGGCAATCCCTACGGCGACCTCTGGACGATTGAGGAAGTGGTCGAAGCTGTCGCCCTGCTCGAAGCGCAGGATATCCACATGATCTCGCTCGCCGACACGGTGGGCATGGCCTCTCCAGAGAAGATCAAAGAAGTTGTTGCCGCCGTGATGGCGAAATATGACTATCTCGAAATCGGCGTTCACCTGCACAGTCGTCGCGATGAGGCCGCCGCGAAAGTGCTCGCCGCCTATGATGCCGGATGCCGCCGCTTCGATTCTGCGATTGGAGGCCTGGGCGGATGCCCGTTCGCACAGGATGACCTGGTCGGAAATTTACCGACCGAAAAAGTGATCGAAGCACTGAAGTCGCGCGGCACGCAGTTGCCTGTGTTGAAGTCGCTGGATGGGCTCGTAAGAGCATCGACGGAGATTGGTGCGCGCTATAAGGCGGCTTTAGAGCAATAA
- a CDS encoding acyl-CoA thioesterase, whose translation MNHAVNETRIRVRYAETDQMGIVYHSNHFIWFEVGRVELLRQLGFTYKEMEKEDDCHIAVVDARCRYKAPVLYDDEVLVRTYLKNVREKLIHFGYELVRAGTGELLAEGETTHIVADSQLKPRSLPEKYMKAFRAAVTKVE comes from the coding sequence ATGAATCACGCGGTCAACGAAACCCGCATCCGTGTCCGCTACGCCGAGACCGATCAGATGGGGATCGTCTATCACTCCAACCATTTCATCTGGTTCGAAGTCGGGCGCGTTGAACTGCTGCGCCAACTTGGCTTCACCTACAAAGAAATGGAAAAGGAAGACGACTGCCACATCGCCGTCGTTGACGCGCGCTGCCGCTACAAGGCTCCCGTGCTTTATGATGACGAGGTTCTGGTACGTACCTATCTGAAGAACGTTCGTGAAAAGCTTATCCACTTCGGATACGAACTGGTGCGCGCCGGAACCGGAGAATTACTCGCGGAAGGCGAGACCACGCACATCGTCGCCGACAGCCAGTTGAAGCCTAGATCTCTGCCGGAAAAATACATGAAAGCGTTCCGCGCAGCCGTCACAAAAGTCGAATAG
- a CDS encoding corrinoid protein: protein MHEDALQAMRQSIIDGAPETALSLAQNALREGIAPLDAINQGFVPGMHHVGEQFGLHAMFLPDMMASAEAMRAAMQVLEPELKRLGAERPNAGTVILGTAKGDIHEIGKTLVGTLLTAHGFKVHDLGGDVPSEVFAAKARELQADIVGVSALLTTTMRGQKTVIEAIEREGLRQRVKVIVGGAPVTRRWAEEIGADGYGKDAAGAVALVQSLMQTNIRAE, encoded by the coding sequence ATGCACGAAGACGCCTTGCAGGCCATGCGTCAAAGCATCATCGACGGCGCACCTGAAACCGCGCTGTCTCTGGCCCAGAATGCCCTGCGCGAGGGCATCGCGCCTCTCGACGCCATCAACCAGGGCTTTGTCCCGGGCATGCATCACGTGGGCGAGCAGTTCGGACTGCACGCCATGTTCCTTCCCGACATGATGGCCTCAGCCGAAGCCATGCGAGCTGCGATGCAAGTGCTGGAACCTGAACTAAAGAGGTTGGGTGCCGAGCGTCCGAATGCGGGCACGGTAATCCTCGGGACAGCCAAGGGAGACATCCACGAAATTGGGAAGACTCTCGTCGGCACTCTGCTCACGGCTCACGGTTTCAAAGTGCACGACCTCGGTGGTGACGTTCCCAGCGAGGTGTTCGCCGCCAAGGCTCGAGAATTGCAAGCCGACATTGTCGGAGTCTCCGCCCTACTCACGACCACCATGCGCGGCCAGAAAACCGTCATCGAAGCCATCGAACGCGAAGGCTTGCGCCAGCGCGTCAAAGTCATTGTCGGAGGCGCGCCGGTAACCCGTCGCTGGGCAGAAGAAATCGGCGCGGATGGTTACGGCAAGGACGCAGCGGGCGCGGTTGCTTTGGTTCAGAGCCTGATGCAGACGAATATACGCGCGGAGTAA